One Thamnophis elegans isolate rThaEle1 chromosome 2, rThaEle1.pri, whole genome shotgun sequence genomic window, TTTCtctttgttggtttttttaaaaatgtagcttaaggtttttacaattttttaaaaaactacttgCTTTGCAATCTCAAAAATGCCTatgatttaacattttaaaaaaggtggTTTGAACAAAAGATCAAGAATGAGAGAAGGGCCAAAACCTCCTTGTTAGTCTTTGTGGCTCTTTAGAACCCTTGACACATTGGGAAAGGGTTGTTAGAAACTGCCACCTAATTTTTAACACTGGAAGAATGATGACACGTGATGAGCAACTAAGTGATGATTTTCACCAAGTTCTCTACTTTTACGCTTGGAAGGAATGTAataaagacaacattttgactaaTTTGAAAGAACATGGTATTCTACTTTTTAAAGTTAATTAGAATTTCAGCAAGATTATTATGTAACAGAATTTCAGGCATAGCGCTACaagtttatatttaaaatgaaagGTATAATAAAGTTAGGAAAATGTTTTGTTAAAATTTTTAGTTAAAGCTAAATTGTGAAATGTGTGAacttaataactttattttggtcaTTTATATTTTGTAAATGATACAAAACCTGTCAATGGATCCTAGCTCAGCCTCAGGTGCTGTTTTACAAATCAGcagtttcatttcttctttctcctttttatctTGAATATTGTGAATATGCTGCTGGTGTATTATTTCATCCTTGTTCTCCTTAgaaacatgaaatgttaatatagtTCAGGgtcagaatgcaaaaaaaaaatcttgattgcAGGAGTCTCTTTTTagctaaaatgaaatatattttctgatAGTGTAAAAGATGGGGCTGCATTGCTAATTAGTGTTTGACATAATGTAGAAGTAGTCCTCAGGCTTCCATATAAAACTTGTTTGTTTGTCTATTACAATGAATTTTAGATGCAGTGCATCTCTAATATTACTCTTCTGAATCTGTTGGGAAAGTTGCAAACATGAGCTAGCTCAAATTAAGTGATCTAAAAATAATGATCTTTAGAGTCtgtaaaaatgttttcatttttgtatttGACCTGACCAATGTTAACTACAAAAAATATTGTCCAAAGTAAGATTCTTCCTGTCGGGTTCAAATGTTTAGAGATGGAAGGTAAAGAAAATGTAAGCCTTTTTGATAATAGCCTCCACACTCTGGAATTTGCTGCCACTAGAGGTACTGTTCAGTATCCCCTATCCTTCTGTCCTTTTGGAGGGTCCTGAAAAACAATCTATCTTTGGCTCATAGTGGGTTGTTCTAGAACACCATCTagttattactttgttttaatGTGGATTGGAAGTAATGTGCACCACTCAGATTATGTATTGTGGCAATATATAAAAtcctgtaaaataaataaatgggtagCTTTGGGTTTTGCTCTGTTGTGTTCAGCAAATCATCTTATCTTTGTTTGCAGGATGTTAGCTGTCCCATAAGACAAGTACCTACAGGGAAAAAGCAGGTACCTTTGAATCCAGACACCAACCAAATAAAGCCAGGCAACTTTCCATCATTGGCCGTTTCCAGCAATGAATTTGAACCCAGTAACAGCCACATGGTGAAGTCTTATTCATTATTATTCAGAGTAACTCGTCCAGGAAGAAGAGAATTTAATGGAATGATAAATGGtgaaacaaatgaaaatattggTAAGAGTGTAGTCCATTTCATTTTCACTTGAAATAAAAAGATGGAGCCAGTTCTTGAATGTGTAGACATTCATTGCATAAGGTTTCATGCATGCCTTTTATCAGCCTAGGTTCAGTTTTGGCTCAGCCCCATGTGTCCTTGAGAAGGTTTTCTTTTTCAGGAAAGATTGTAAAAGATTCTCACATCACTATTTATTCCTATCTTTCATTCTCCAAAGGAGCCTAAATTCGTTGTTATAGCTGTCCAATAGaatattaacatattttaaaaaacctaataCTTAACGTAACTTTGCTTTTTGGCCTTGGCCTTGTGTATTATAAATCTAAACATGAGAGAACAGCAACTTGGAAAAAGACATAAATGGAGAATAATCCACTTCCTGAGGGCAAGGTTTTCAGTTCTTGATGCAATCATTTTATTGCAGGTAGTTTGAGAAAGTTTAACATATTGCTATAATAAATACAATTCAGTTAAGTAGTTTGGTGTTTCTATATTGACTAAAATCTGTTTTGCCCTAGAGAATGATTACATATAGCATATGTAAGTCGCATTTTGAAACAGGAGTAATGAAAGTACTTTGGCTAATATTTGAGAAATGATACACTTTGAATAAAAGAAAGATCAACCTGAACAAGACTTCAAATTTACAAGTTCAATTATCTTTTAACATAGCTTGAAGTTGGATTTCCTGTCAGCATCATCCAAAGAGCCTATGTTAGCAGAATTCAAATTGGGTTTACTTTTATGGTACCTTAGTACCCTTTATCTAGAGCATATGCAATTGGGAACagtgaattattttaataaaatcatcATCTTCATATTAAAACTTCGCTGCCTAGAAAGGATTTCTATACCAAAGGAGGGGTATGGTTTTAGTTTTTTATCGCTTTCTATTTTTACTATTTATCTGTAAATAGCTATTTATGAGCAAGCTCAACTACCCGAGTAATGAATTATATTAGTTAATATGTATTAATTAATATAACTATTTAATTACAGATGTTAATGAAGAGCTTCCAGCTCGAAGAAAACGAAATTCTTCCAACCGTGAAGATGAGGAAAAGACTTTTGTAGCACAAATGACTGTATTTGATAAAAATAGGTAATGTGTTCTTAAAAAGGAGGATTTTTTCTGACATATGTTTCTATTAGCCTTTTAAATGTGGATTTTATTTTAGcctgaaatttaattttaatacctTTAAAATAGGGTCCTTTATTGGACTTCAAGGGTTATCTTTTTGCCAGAATTCTGTTAACCACAATTTACAATGGTAGCTATGGCAACTAAGTAGACTGAAAAGTTATATCTGCAAAAGATGTGTTAAACTGTGTGTATTATGTTAGGACCACACAAAGCATATGTGTAGTATATTTTGAAATAtcacattttttttgttgtttaaacAATATAATTCATCCAAATGGACCAAACATGAGAAGTAAATCTACGGTTGTAAGGGTGGGAAAAAGCAGGAAAAGGCTGAACATGGGTGGGTGGCTGTGTATATCAATCATCTGGGAGCAAATTTAAAGAGCAAACTTGATACAAGAGATAATAGAAGCAATAATATATACAGATGatcatcaacttacaaccattcatttagtgactgttctaagttacaatgTTACTGGAAAATATCTCCCATTGAATTTGTTTCTAAcaaagcagagtcaatggggcaAGCTAGACTCGCTTCATGACTATAtggttctcttaacaactgcactggttcgcttaacagctgtgacaaaaaggttgcaaaatgggccgaaactcacttaacaactgtcctagcctcagttgtggtcataagttgaagccTATCTGTATTTGCCAATCCTAAAATAGATCAAGAATCCTTTACACTATTGGGATATAACCTATTTATTAAGCCAACTCATAAGTCAGTCTAGAATACATAGTTAACACAGCAGAGGTCAGTGTACTAAAGAATCAGCATTTTTCGTTCTAAAACATAAAGTTATTTTATATAAATCATCTTCACAGACAAAGGCATATAGCATGCAGTTCACATTTCTAACactaaatcttttttaaaatgtttatgatATTTCTGATACCGGAATTCTGCCAGTCTGAAAAAGGCCAAACACTTGGAGATGGAAAGTAACAATAGGCCAGCTAACATTTCAGTATACTATATTTCTTCCAAATAACATAGAAACATGATTAACAGTTGAATCATAATATAATGTATTATAATATGTGAATTCCTTAAACTAATTTTAGTTTTGGAAATAGCTGAATGATTTTGTTCACATCAAGATCAGGGTTTTTCATCCTTTATCCTAATATGTATATTTTGACATTTTACTTTTCTTAACCTTTTCTTGTTCCAATTATAATTGTTTATTACCTTTCCACATTAagacatttgtatttatttaacaaCATTAACGTGGGTAATTTAGAGATAATGAAAAAATCAATAAAcacaaaaattaaattaagaagTGTGACCATAATTAAATATTGAATAATAACATGTTTTGTAACAGACGGTTGCAGCTTCTTGATGGAGAATATGAAGTAGCCATGCAAGAAATGGAAGAATGCCCCATCAGCAAGAAAAGAGCAACATGGGAAACAATACTTGATGGGAAGGTAAGAACCACTAGCGCCACCAGAACTCCTCTCAAAAGTTGATGAATTCCTTAGCTTTTGATGTTAGTGACTGGAAATTTCATTAATAGGGCAAGTgagtagaaggggaaaaaacagtttaGTTCTGTAATTCAGCAATGctctaaatgaaatattttgaaataaatacttCTTTAGAGGATTACACTACAATGACTGACCATTACTGGTGTGTTGGGATCACATTTGAAATGTCTTGCTGGCTGAAAGTGAACAGTTAAAGGGGAAATCAAATTTACAAATTGTTACATGAGAATATAATTAGATTTAAAGTATGGTATGTTTTCACTATAAGTCTTTGCAGTACATAAGCCTATACTATTGCAGTATTGCAGTGAAGGTTATTTGGCTCTTAACAACAGTTTAACAATGATCTTTTCTCATTATTTTTTATGGATGAATTGTATCACCTTATGAAACACTCCTTtggaaaattcttttaaaatattccttttgttttatttcagagGCTTCCACCATTTGAAACATTTTCTCAGGGACCAACACTTCAGTTTACGCTTCGATGGACAGGAGAAACAAATGATAAACCTGCCACTCCTATAGCTAAGCCCCTTTCAACACGGAATTCAGAGAGTCTCCCTCAAGAAAATAAGTCAAGTTCTGTTAAACCTACACAGACTATAGGTAGGTGAATATTTGAAACAGGATTACTAGTTAAGTTGTGCTGCTTGCGTGCTGTAAATTTaccagaataatttttaaaactctcTTATTTCAAGTAAATGTAAAATATTACATGAGTCATATTGAGattaaactaaaagaaaaaatataaataagtttctgatcttctttacagcagtttTAAATATTGTACAATTATATTTATCCTCTCTCTCTGTAAGGTTACGTAATGGCTCCCTTCCACATTATACCCTTTCTAACCATAAAATTCTGAAATCACACgagtttatcttttttatttgttcattttcagcaaaaagtccatacaGAGTTTCCAATCACTATCAAATGTAGACTTTTCCCTAATAAACAAATCAATTTTTGCCATCTCTGATCTATCGTCTATCATTCTATCAAATTCACCAACCAATCCTCCATTGTAggtatttcagattttttttttacatcacagTCTAGCTGGAATCATGGGAGCTGCCATTAAAATACTGATCAGGATGAACCCTCCTTAGATTCGTAGCCTAAAGAAAATCAGCCAGGTGCTGATCTTTTTTTGTCTTAGTTAAAGCATCTCTTTGTGAAATAAAAATTTAACTAAATCGCTCAATTACTAATTGCTGTAACTGGCATATGTGGCAAAAATGGCCTTCAAAAGACTTCAGTCTTGTACATTGTATTAAGACTATTTATATAGTCATTGACTATTCAGGTTCTATTTCAGCTGTGAAGGAATCTTTGCCATCAGATCTACAaacaagaaaagagagagatgttACAAATGAGCCTCGCCAGAAACTGAGAATATTTTATCAGGTATTGACTATCTAATATTTCTGTTTGTTATGGGTCATTGTTTTatttcatctatctgtctgttagaattttattctatttttgttacTTTGTAAGTAGCTCAAGGCAGCATACATACCTAATACTTGTTCCTCCCCCTATTTTCTCCACACCAACCACCCAGTGAGATGTAtcgggctgagagaaagtaactggcccaaagtcacctagccagctttgatgcctaaggtgggactggcACTCATCATCTGATTTTTAgcttggtgctttaaccactaggcaCAACTGGCTTGTAATAATTTTTCCCCTGTTCTTTATGAAAGAAGGAACTAGCTATCACTTCTTGGTTTTCAGTAGAAATATGCACTGATTCATAAAATGCATACTGGAAAGAAAACAAATTgcaatgtagttttttttttaaacaaactcaTGGTAacaatctctctctttttagTTTCTTTATAATAACAACACAAGGCAACAGACTGAAGCTAGAGATGACTTGCATTGCCCATGGTGTACATTGAACTGTCGCAAGCTTTACAGCTTACTTAAACATCTCAAGCTTTGTCACAGCCGGTTTATTTTCAATTATGTGGTAAGTATTCTAGTAAAATCACtttgaatttaatattttatttccactGGTGTTGTCTTAGTGGAAGAATATTCTATTATAGAAAGCTATGTTGTAAATGGAGCCCAGAAGGTAAGTGAACAAATTTAATACTTTTTATTCAATACTACTCAGCAATAGTAGCTACAACAGTGAAAAATCTACATTAAGTGCTATCATCCTTTTTAATGTACCCAGtaactcagaaaaaaaaatagtggctAAAAGTTGATTTGGAATCTTTGTGCAGCAAGATTTAGAAAACTCGTTCTTTTATTTATTGCAGTATCATCCAAAAGGTGCTAGGATAGATGTTTCTATCAATGAGTGTTATGATGGCTCCTATGCAGGAAACCCTCAGGATATTCATCGTCAGCCTGGGTTTGCCTTCAGTCGTAACGGACCAGTCAAGCGAACTCCAATAACACATATCCTTGTATGCAGGTCAGTAGAAAATGGAGTTCGTCTGCAGATGTATATGAGTAAAAATCACATCTGTGATGCTCTCGTTACATTAGAGAAAATAACTATGATATTATGAGAGCTTACTGTTTTGATATGTTggtatttttaaatgaatttacaACAATAATTGATAATCTGGATATATTGTTGCCAGGAAACAACTACCGGTAGGTTTCTAGGCTTCATTCAGTCCTCAAGTGGTCTTTGTAGGGTTGCAGTACTGTTCAGATGTTTAAATACCTGGTTGAAAAAATTAACACTTGGTTTTTCAGACCAAAGCGTACAAAAGCCAGCATGTCGGAATTTCTTGAATCTGAAGATGGAGAAGTAGAACAGCAAAGAACATATAGCAGTGGCCATAATCGATTATACTTTCACAGTGATACTTGTCTACCTCTACGCCCACAAGAAATGGAAGTTGATAGTGAAGATGAAAAAGATCCCGAATGGCTACGGGAGAAAACTATAACGGTAACTTTGTATCACGGCAGACTGTGATGCCTTCTCTTAATCTGCTAATATTATTAGTAGATAGGATTGGTACAATTGCTGATGTAAATAGCAAGGAGCTGGATTATGTACAGAACAGGAAATTGTCAGTCAGATTCTGAAATGTTTCTTCTATATTAATTTAATTACTATGGAAGGAAtgaatgaagatagatagatagatagatagatagatagatagatagatagatagatagatagatagatagtagggaAGAGAACCTTTCATGTTCAGGTTGGATGCTGGTCATACGATTTCCATATTTTACAACTAGGGGCTCATAGATGGCAAATATACTCAGGTATTTGATACAAAATGAGGccatacatttatttttcaaatgtaatATCAGGGTTTTTTGCCATAGCAAGGGCCCAGAGAATCCATTTATATTGTCCAATTGTCAAATTTTATATAGGTGTATATTTCAAGAGAATGTTATCCTTTGAAAGTTTTAGCTTTTGTCACACTTATGTTTATGTAGTCTACTATTTTCTCCCAAAACTTGTTAAGTGTAGGACATTGTAAAAGCATGTGTTTTAAAGAAACATTATCTTTATTACATCTCCAACAAAATTCTGTCTTAAACCATCCTTTTTTGTACAAATGTAAATGGGAGTccaataaattctaaatatttttggTTGCATGAGTCGGGTTCCTAACACCAAGTCCGTGGACCAGAACTGGTCCATGTAAACAAGTGAACCCCATTCATgtgatgcaggcagcacacgaaaTCACAGCCCATCCAGTCAACAGAAAAACCTTTTCACGGAACCAGTCCCTGCATCCCAAAAGGTTGAGAGCTGCTGGCTTAAGTCATAATTCAAGGTCCACTGACACTCTTGCTATTAAGAGTTAAAGACACTCTTTCATTTGTCTAGGCAATATAGGAACCCAATAATAATTAATTCCACTTGTTTCTTAGCATCTGCATATCACTGATTTATTGATAATAAATACTTATAAGAACCAATACCAGTAGTagcgggtgttttttttttaaggatttaacTGATGGTTCTAGAAAATGCTACTGGTCCCAATAGTGTTAAAAATGTAACAGTAAATATTGCTGTTTGGTCACATCTGATAGATGTTATTTACGTTTTAACatagcatattttaaaaatttaaaaatcttttatcatctgtcaattggTCCAAAGTGAAAACATCTCCACTTCCATCCAATTTTCTATATTACATCTTTTCCCCCAATTTTTAAAGTTGGGTTTCCCCATAAAATCAATTTAGCATGATGAAAAGGGTCTTTTTATTAGATATTACATTCTATAACTTTCTGATGTGATTGTTTCCAGAGATGCTAGAGTTCTTAGTACTTAGACCTCAATATTGGCCATCCAACCAAGTGTTGTGGTCTccttataattattatttccttTGCTTTAACTAACTTTCAACAATTGTCTCACTGTAGCAAATTGAAGAGTTTTCTGATGTtaatgaaggagaaaaagaagtcaTGAAATTATGGAATCTGCATGTTATGAAACATGGGTATGTGTTCTAATAAATCTAAAATGGACAAGAACAACAGAAATATGGCTGAAaaattattcatattttcaattcaaattttaaaaaatattaaatattttgctgTCCTTATTTTAATGTACtgagaatttttaaaatttttaaatgttgGCAATTGTGGCAATATGGGCAAGAATGGTGTTTCTAAGCAAGATTCTTTTAAAACTTGGATCTTTTGAGAATTCTGAGCAATCCAAATTTTGTTTTTCAGCTGTGATTATGAGCCCAACTAAATAGTACtaatttgttttatgttttaatgtTAACAGATTTATTGCTGACAATCAAATGAATCATGCCTGTATGCTGTTTGTGGAAAATTATGGACACAAAATTATTAAGAAGAACTTGTGTCGGAATTTTATGCTTCATCTAGTCAGCATGCACGACTTTAATCTTATAAGCATTATGTCAATAGACAAAGCCGTTACTAAGCTCCGAGAAATGCAACATAAATTAGAAAAAGGAGAGTCCATTACAGCCACCTCATCTGAGGAGTTTACAGAAGAACAGACGGGTGCAACTAATGGCTATAGCGATGCTAATTCTAAGGAACGGTCTTCAGAAATAGATAACACATCTTGTAtgacaaaacagaatagaaaacagaagatCTGAAAAGACCAGCCgacaaaaaaaatgaagtgatattCTAAGATGCATGAACTCGATAAGGAATTTAATAAGATACACAGATTTTAACAGGCACTGCTGGAAACAAAGGATTTCATCACAGATAGTGTTGATATGGCTCCTATTGAAATAATTACGCAAGTGCAACATGTATATCAGTTCTAGTGATGTAATGACAATACTCAAAGTTTGAGCATGAAGAGCAATACaatttttggaaattttaattATGAGATGTACTGAATTTACATAACTTAAGTATATGTAAACCAGTttttatataaagatttttgcaTCAGTAATGGTCGACTTTCCTACCACGGAGTTAAAAATGAGAAGAGATCGGAACAGTTTATCATTTGTACTTAAAAATTCTGTTTCCTTTTTGTAGAAAATAATGTCTCATTTAAATTTGATCCTTTGTTTTTATTCTATCAAATTAGAagactgcagtttttaaatacatttttaaacattcaAGTGTAATATTGCACTTCTATAATGTCCATATAGGGGGGAAATTGCTTTATCTATTGCAAACACAGGGATATACTATATTAATTGTGCCAGTAGCCTAAAAGAATTTGTTGATATCATCTGGTATATGAGATCAGACTGTTTAGGGTGGATGAAGATGACAATATGCTGCTTTAACACCTTCAGGTAATGGTGGGCGTTTTTGCCTATATTTGCATGTACACAGACTGCAGAATCAAAGCACAGTTAACCTGGGACTTTTAGATGCTACTTTTAAGGGGGAAAATACACTGTAAAATTGGTCCAGAAAATGTGTTGCACTTCTTTTGCAAGTATTCTGTGATGTATTGCATTCAATACAGATGCTAACTAAAAGTCTGGTGCAGTCTTGCACTGCTCTTAACACATTAAAGCATATGTttacagattttctttttttccaatggaAAGTAGCTTCACTACTGGTACAGTATCAGCACCAAGGGTTTGTTCCAGCAAGCACTGTGGTTGAGTGACAtcacctcatttttttaaaaaaaattcttaaatagTTCACTTTTCATATTCCTTATTTATAAAGGATCAGTTATGTAAATAcaatttacatttgtttttatttcattccatCATCGTAAGGAGGCAGTTCCCTGTTTTGGATTTTGGCTTTGGAATGGGTGGGGAAGAAGCTTCCTAATGGAGATTTTCAAAACTTTATAAAAACTGTAAATACTGACTTTGGTCCCTAAAGGTGTGTTTAACTGTGAGACTATTTAACTAATGGTGTGGATGTGATTTGTCATCCAGTATTAAGTTCTTAGTCACAGATTTGTGTCAATAGCAAAGAGGGAGACTACAGTTTTTCATTAGATGTCTTTTGTCTGCTCTGAGTTGTAGCAAACTCTAATTACACCTTTGAATAGCCGGCAAGCATTTCTCTTGGGCTTTAATTTGCTAAAGCTGTGCACATAtgtaaagaaatattttaggaGAGACATAGATGTAGAGTTATTGCTTATGTCACTTAAGCAGTTGCGCTCTCAATGCTTAAAAGGAGGCTAGCATTCTTTGCACAAAAAGTTGATGACCCCCAAAAATAGTAATCAAATTACTTCTGTCAAGTAAACTTTGTATGTCATGTCCATTTATAATAAAAGCTGAGAATCCCTTTGTTTCTATTTATAATAAAGATGGATTTTCTATATGTACTCTTAATGAGACTTTGAAAAAATCATGTAAACTGGATGAACATTTGAATGGTACAGTAGATAAAGAATTGTTTAATGAACCTTTTGTTTTTAcattaaatgtttatttgaaaTTGAATTTTGTACATAAAGTTCAATATGTAAAATCTGCCAAGGTGTCATGTTGAATCTTTTCATATATATGCCAAAGTGAATTCAGAAGCAGGCAAATTTAGTtggagggggtgtgtgtgtgctgtatTTGCATTTGGACTAATTGTGGCCTGTGATAGAACTTGAAATGGCCTTTTTCTGTCTACATTCTGgagatcctttttttaaagatttgcagTTAAATCAAGATAAAACATACCAATAGTATCACAAAGATAGTCTGTTGCCATGATTGACCACAAAGGGATTAAATGTTCTGATagggaacaattttttttttcctgtctgccAATCTTTAAGatataaaagcaaaattatttttcaCAACATTAATTTCAAGTAGAAAATTTTTGGAAAATTAAGATGGTAAAA contains:
- the SUZ12 gene encoding polycomb protein SUZ12 isoform X1; the protein is MAPQKHGGGGGGGGGGGNAGPSSGAPSGGGGAAAAATATGGGAGGSFGGFTSAAAPGGKSGGAVGGGGGGGGGGGGSYSGGGGGSSASSAAAGSAAALPPVKKPKMEQIQADHELFLQAFEKPTQIYRFLRTRNLIAPIFLHRTLTYMSHRNSRTNIKRKTFRVDGMLTKVEKTKGEHDLQSLSAHLHLTFTGFFHKNDKPLQNSENEQSSVTLEVLLVKVCHKKRKDVSCPIRQVPTGKKQVPLNPDTNQIKPGNFPSLAVSSNEFEPSNSHMVKSYSLLFRVTRPGRREFNGMINGETNENIDVNEELPARRKRNSSNREDEEKTFVAQMTVFDKNRRLQLLDGEYEVAMQEMEECPISKKRATWETILDGKRLPPFETFSQGPTLQFTLRWTGETNDKPATPIAKPLSTRNSESLPQENKSSSVKPTQTIAVKESLPSDLQTRKERDVTNEPRQKLRIFYQFLYNNNTRQQTEARDDLHCPWCTLNCRKLYSLLKHLKLCHSRFIFNYVYHPKGARIDVSINECYDGSYAGNPQDIHRQPGFAFSRNGPVKRTPITHILVCRPKRTKASMSEFLESEDGEVEQQRTYSSGHNRLYFHSDTCLPLRPQEMEVDSEDEKDPEWLREKTITQIEEFSDVNEGEKEVMKLWNLHVMKHGFIADNQMNHACMLFVENYGHKIIKKNLCRNFMLHLVSMHDFNLISIMSIDKAVTKLREMQHKLEKGESITATSSEEFTEEQTGATNGYSDANSKERSSEIDNTSCMTKQNRKQKI
- the SUZ12 gene encoding polycomb protein SUZ12 isoform X2; this translates as MAPQKHGGGGGGGGGGGNAGPSSGAPSGGGGAAAAATATGGGAGGSFGGFTSAAAPGGKSGGAVGGGGGGGGGGGGSYSGGGGGSSASSAAAGSAAALPPVKKPKMEQIQADHELFLQAFEKPTQIYRFLRTRNLIAPIFLHRTLTYMSHRNSRTNIKSLSAHLHLTFTGFFHKNDKPLQNSENEQSSVTLEVLLVKVCHKKRKDVSCPIRQVPTGKKQVPLNPDTNQIKPGNFPSLAVSSNEFEPSNSHMVKSYSLLFRVTRPGRREFNGMINGETNENIDVNEELPARRKRNSSNREDEEKTFVAQMTVFDKNRRLQLLDGEYEVAMQEMEECPISKKRATWETILDGKRLPPFETFSQGPTLQFTLRWTGETNDKPATPIAKPLSTRNSESLPQENKSSSVKPTQTIAVKESLPSDLQTRKERDVTNEPRQKLRIFYQFLYNNNTRQQTEARDDLHCPWCTLNCRKLYSLLKHLKLCHSRFIFNYVYHPKGARIDVSINECYDGSYAGNPQDIHRQPGFAFSRNGPVKRTPITHILVCRPKRTKASMSEFLESEDGEVEQQRTYSSGHNRLYFHSDTCLPLRPQEMEVDSEDEKDPEWLREKTITQIEEFSDVNEGEKEVMKLWNLHVMKHGFIADNQMNHACMLFVENYGHKIIKKNLCRNFMLHLVSMHDFNLISIMSIDKAVTKLREMQHKLEKGESITATSSEEFTEEQTGATNGYSDANSKERSSEIDNTSCMTKQNRKQKI